The following are encoded in a window of bacterium genomic DNA:
- a CDS encoding valine--tRNA ligase, protein MTKEMPKHFDPMGSEKHWYADWIKNGYFHADECSDRVPYSIVIPPPNVTGSLHMGHALNNTLQDVLIRYKRMAGHEALWMPGTDHAGIATQNVVEKQLASIGTNRHALGREKFIENVWEWKEKYGGVILQQLHRLGSSCDWERERFTMDEGLSTAVREVFVRLYHEGLIYQGDYIINWCPRCHTALSDLEVEHHDRKGHLYHIRYPAVDGSGEVVVATTRPETMLGDTAVAVNPADERYRSLIGKSFHLPMTRRDIPLIADDYSDMEFGTGAVKVTPAHDPNDFEIGERHDLPKMVVISMDGTMTHEAGERYEGLDRYECRQKLVEDLEEGGYLVKVEDYDHAVGQCYRCQKVIEPLLSLQWFVKMKELAQPAIEAVKDGRIRIIPRNWEKTYFEWMYNIRDWCISRQIWWGHRIPVWKCGDCGQVIVQVHEPQTCPECSSSDLHQEEDVLDTWFSSALWPFSTMGWPQETDALKKFYPTSCLVTGFDILFFWVARMIMMGIKFMGDVPFREVYIHALVRDSEGHKMSKSRGNVIDPLVVIDQYGADAFRFTLIAFAAMGRDIKLAEDRIEGYRNFINKIWNASKLVLSYLEEVSGEDLIAPPDAEEIHNRWIRSRLAAVIAQTRECIEGYRFNDTAHILYQFFWHEYCDWYLELAKPSFYGDKGESAFYETAVTAGMVLDNFLRLLHPVMPFVTEEIWQRLPSEGASIMIAPYPEAMPDDADEKAEETMNVVMDFITTIRNLRTELVIPPSTKVQATFVCPDSGIAEMLDGSSADIIRLARLSDISFSKKREVDAGLSAAVVRGQEVLISATDDLDRGAESERLSRELAKVDVELSKVEKKLSNSQFLDKAPNEVVQKNKDLLEELVAQKIKLQENLERLND, encoded by the coding sequence ATGACTAAAGAGATGCCGAAACACTTCGACCCGATGGGATCCGAAAAACACTGGTACGCTGATTGGATAAAAAACGGATATTTTCATGCCGATGAATGTTCAGACCGTGTGCCCTACAGTATCGTCATTCCGCCTCCCAATGTGACCGGCTCTCTCCACATGGGGCACGCTCTGAACAATACTCTCCAGGATGTCCTCATCCGGTACAAGAGGATGGCCGGACACGAGGCACTCTGGATGCCCGGAACAGACCACGCCGGGATCGCCACCCAGAACGTGGTTGAGAAACAACTTGCTTCTATTGGGACTAATCGTCACGCCCTCGGACGGGAAAAGTTTATCGAAAACGTCTGGGAGTGGAAGGAAAAATACGGGGGGGTTATTCTCCAGCAGCTTCACCGACTTGGTTCCTCCTGTGACTGGGAGCGTGAGCGGTTCACTATGGATGAGGGCCTCTCCACCGCCGTACGTGAGGTTTTCGTGCGTCTTTACCACGAAGGGCTTATTTACCAGGGCGATTACATTATCAACTGGTGTCCAAGGTGCCACACGGCCCTTTCGGATCTGGAGGTGGAGCACCACGACCGAAAAGGACATCTTTACCACATACGGTACCCCGCAGTTGATGGGTCCGGTGAGGTCGTGGTTGCCACGACAAGGCCTGAGACCATGCTCGGCGACACGGCTGTCGCTGTGAATCCCGCGGATGAAAGATATCGTTCCCTCATTGGCAAAAGTTTCCACCTTCCCATGACCAGGAGGGATATCCCTCTCATCGCAGACGATTACAGCGATATGGAGTTCGGTACGGGGGCCGTAAAGGTCACCCCTGCTCACGATCCCAACGACTTTGAGATCGGGGAGCGGCACGATCTGCCCAAGATGGTCGTTATCTCCATGGACGGCACCATGACCCACGAAGCTGGTGAGCGCTACGAAGGGTTGGACCGATATGAATGCCGGCAGAAGCTTGTGGAAGATCTGGAGGAAGGCGGGTACCTGGTTAAGGTGGAGGATTACGACCACGCTGTCGGTCAGTGCTACCGCTGTCAGAAAGTCATAGAACCTCTCTTGTCTCTTCAGTGGTTCGTCAAGATGAAAGAGTTGGCTCAGCCAGCCATAGAGGCGGTCAAGGATGGCAGGATCCGCATCATCCCAAGGAATTGGGAGAAGACCTACTTCGAGTGGATGTACAATATCAGGGACTGGTGCATCTCAAGACAGATATGGTGGGGGCACAGGATCCCGGTCTGGAAATGCGGAGACTGCGGCCAGGTCATTGTCCAGGTCCATGAGCCCCAAACGTGCCCGGAATGTTCCAGCTCTGATCTTCACCAGGAGGAGGATGTGCTCGACACATGGTTTTCCTCGGCTCTCTGGCCCTTTTCCACCATGGGATGGCCTCAGGAAACAGATGCACTCAAAAAGTTCTATCCTACAAGTTGTCTGGTCACCGGTTTTGACATCCTGTTTTTCTGGGTGGCACGCATGATCATGATGGGAATAAAGTTCATGGGGGACGTTCCCTTCAGGGAAGTTTATATACATGCCCTTGTTCGGGATTCGGAGGGACATAAGATGAGCAAGTCCCGGGGTAACGTTATTGATCCTCTGGTCGTCATCGATCAGTATGGCGCAGACGCATTTCGATTTACACTCATCGCCTTCGCGGCAATGGGACGGGACATTAAGCTTGCCGAAGACCGGATCGAGGGCTACCGCAACTTCATAAACAAGATCTGGAATGCCTCCAAGCTGGTCTTGTCCTACCTTGAGGAAGTCTCAGGAGAGGATCTGATTGCCCCGCCTGATGCGGAAGAGATCCACAACAGGTGGATCAGGAGCCGCCTGGCTGCAGTTATCGCTCAGACCCGGGAGTGCATTGAAGGTTATCGGTTTAACGATACCGCTCATATTCTCTACCAGTTCTTCTGGCATGAATACTGCGACTGGTATCTTGAACTGGCCAAACCATCCTTCTACGGTGACAAGGGTGAAAGCGCATTTTATGAGACCGCCGTGACTGCCGGAATGGTCCTCGACAACTTTCTCAGGCTGCTTCACCCCGTCATGCCTTTCGTGACGGAGGAGATCTGGCAAAGGCTGCCGTCAGAAGGGGCGAGTATAATGATCGCTCCCTATCCTGAAGCCATGCCGGATGATGCGGACGAGAAGGCCGAGGAAACCATGAATGTTGTTATGGATTTTATCACGACCATCCGCAACCTGAGAACCGAACTGGTGATCCCGCCATCCACCAAAGTGCAGGCCACATTTGTGTGTCCCGACAGCGGCATAGCTGAGATGCTGGATGGATCCTCAGCTGATATAATCCGTTTGGCCAGACTTTCGGACATCAGTTTCTCTAAAAAAAGAGAAGTCGATGCCGGTCTTTCGGCGGCGGTTGTCAGGGGACAGGAGGTGCTCATTTCAGCCACCGACGACCTGGACCGTGGGGCTGAATCAGAAAGGCTATCAAGGGAGCTTGCGAAGGTTGACGTGGAACTTTCCAAGGTGGAGAAAAAACTTTCCAACTCCCAGTTCCTGGACAAGGCTCCCAATGAGGTTGTTCAGAAAAACAAAGACCTTCTGGAAGAGCTGGTCGCGCAAAAGATCAAACTGCAGGAGAATCTGGAGCGTCTTAATGATTGA
- a CDS encoding biotin--[acetyl-CoA-carboxylase] ligase codes for MEYHHFEVLDSTNDHLVKMAEEGAPEWTIVIADRQASGRGRRRRDWWSPEGNLHMSILLRPEVSPRQLLRLPLIASLSFLSAMGGSGASLTVKWPNDILLNGRKMAGILTESRSEGDKVLWVIVGFGVNMIRKGAEIPVGLRDRIAFVGDLEEDPEPGELAVRIARGMKAWVGGMKGEGWKNAMEEWTRHAIFNIPYIFRDGLREMEGISVRLDKSGGLVMKTADGEVTVYSGEINKV; via the coding sequence ATGGAATATCATCACTTTGAAGTCCTTGATTCCACCAACGACCATTTGGTCAAAATGGCCGAGGAAGGGGCTCCGGAGTGGACCATCGTGATAGCAGATCGTCAGGCCTCCGGCAGGGGCCGCCGAAGAAGGGACTGGTGGTCTCCCGAAGGAAATCTTCACATGTCGATCCTCCTGCGGCCCGAGGTCAGTCCACGGCAGCTGTTACGGCTTCCCTTGATAGCTTCTCTTTCCTTTCTGTCTGCCATGGGAGGTTCAGGGGCATCCCTCACAGTAAAGTGGCCCAACGACATCCTCCTTAACGGGAGAAAGATGGCCGGGATTCTGACAGAATCGAGAAGCGAGGGAGATAAGGTTCTCTGGGTCATAGTGGGTTTCGGTGTCAACATGATACGTAAAGGGGCCGAAATTCCCGTCGGACTCAGGGACCGTATAGCTTTTGTGGGCGATCTGGAAGAAGATCCGGAGCCGGGTGAACTGGCTGTCCGTATAGCCCGGGGTATGAAAGCATGGGTGGGAGGGATGAAAGGGGAGGGGTGGAAAAATGCAATGGAGGAATGGACACGACATGCGATTTTCAACATCCCCTATATTTTCAGGGACGGCCTGCGGGAAATGGAGGGAATTTCAGTCCGGCTGGACAAGAGCGGCGGCCTGGTTATGAAAACGGCGGATGGTGAGGTGACGGTTTATTCGGGGGAAATAAATAAAGTGTAG
- a CDS encoding SPOR domain-containing protein: MGDDFDLFPKRENLDPFSFGKKEKTTDSGKPDSEEDLFGQEEQGLGPLPGLSSTRSEDTPEGPPPVPDLPPGEPAAMEPSPEFGMPPLQPPPLPTPPLPDIAVSDLMDGILSEGPISEEKTFDEPVFDQEQMVDDAVERGTRKSPSPFVVIGGALIIIIGLLYGALTYLKRDKAAMPAVPIPPVSVAVTPLKPEPAPVPENVITEVQAETPSGGETIQPVKTSGDTSIDTVVTSPETLPETAPVIIKPTPKPEPVPEAAPVAAAGTVQYSLQMGAFILDSSVVELEKKLRGLGYEPFRKKGSTTAMMNMLTVGPFDNVNDARAVLSRLKEAGVDSNMRRRDDGGAIINAGSYLLEENATSIMKKIRSMGYPVKLLKREARLPMTFVRVGSYPDRDDAAIAKQELKDKGLEGVVVKLQ, encoded by the coding sequence ATGGGCGACGATTTCGACCTTTTCCCCAAACGGGAAAACCTGGACCCCTTTTCCTTCGGCAAAAAGGAAAAGACTACCGATTCAGGTAAGCCGGACAGTGAAGAAGACCTGTTCGGTCAGGAAGAGCAGGGTCTGGGACCACTGCCTGGTCTTTCCTCCACCAGGTCTGAAGACACCCCTGAGGGACCACCACCGGTTCCCGATCTTCCCCCTGGTGAACCAGCGGCAATGGAGCCTTCTCCCGAATTCGGGATGCCCCCCCTTCAGCCGCCTCCCTTACCGACTCCCCCTTTGCCTGATATCGCTGTTTCGGATCTCATGGATGGGATCCTTTCAGAGGGGCCAATTTCGGAGGAAAAGACCTTTGACGAGCCGGTCTTCGACCAGGAGCAGATGGTGGATGACGCGGTTGAAAGGGGTACCAGGAAGTCACCCTCTCCCTTTGTAGTCATCGGCGGCGCCCTGATCATAATTATCGGGCTTCTCTACGGGGCATTGACCTACCTTAAGAGAGATAAGGCAGCGATGCCGGCCGTCCCGATTCCGCCGGTGAGTGTTGCCGTCACCCCCCTCAAACCGGAACCTGCACCTGTACCTGAGAATGTGATCACTGAAGTCCAGGCCGAGACCCCGTCTGGTGGTGAGACGATCCAGCCTGTCAAGACCTCTGGTGATACCTCAATTGATACTGTAGTCACTTCACCTGAAACGCTTCCAGAAACGGCACCGGTGATTATAAAACCCACGCCGAAACCTGAACCAGTGCCGGAAGCGGCTCCAGTGGCAGCAGCAGGTACGGTCCAGTATTCCCTGCAGATGGGCGCTTTTATTCTCGACTCCAGCGTTGTCGAACTTGAAAAGAAGCTGCGCGGGCTGGGATATGAACCTTTCCGGAAAAAAGGATCGACAACAGCTATGATGAACATGTTGACGGTGGGCCCCTTCGATAATGTCAATGACGCCAGGGCCGTTCTCTCCCGGCTCAAGGAGGCGGGTGTGGACTCCAATATGAGGCGTCGCGACGATGGAGGCGCCATCATCAATGCCGGCAGCTATTTGCTGGAAGAAAACGCTACGAGCATCATGAAAAAGATCCGCTCCATGGGCTATCCGGTAAAACTGCTCAAGCGGGAGGCCAGGCTGCCCATGACTTTCGTTCGTGTGGGGAGTTATCCTGACAGGGATGATGCCGCCATTGCCAAACAGGAACTCAAGGACAAAGGGTTGGAAGGTGTTGTGGTCAAACTGCAGTGA
- a CDS encoding type III pantothenate kinase, whose product MKDLLLCIDVGNTQTVLGIFRGKEIVSRWRIRSDRDRTADEYSHLIKDLLRGDGVDGSFLRGVCVSSVVPPARQALIEMSIEDFDLVPLMVGPGIKTGMPILYDNPKEVGADRIANAVAAYERFRKALIIIDFGTAMTFDVISAAGEYIGGVIFPGVQISLDALFLKAAKLPRVELEKPAQIVGRDTISSIQSGIIFGYAGLVDSIVEKIDIEMGVNATVVATGGLAGGIAGETRCISEVIPDLTLEGLRILFERNEDK is encoded by the coding sequence ATGAAGGACTTACTTTTATGCATCGACGTTGGAAACACGCAGACCGTCCTGGGGATCTTCAGGGGAAAGGAGATCGTATCCAGGTGGAGGATAAGGTCCGACAGAGACCGGACGGCCGATGAATATAGCCACCTGATCAAGGACCTTTTGCGTGGGGACGGTGTGGATGGAAGCTTCCTGAGAGGTGTGTGTGTCAGCTCCGTCGTACCCCCTGCAAGACAGGCTCTTATAGAAATGTCTATTGAAGATTTCGACCTCGTGCCTCTCATGGTAGGGCCGGGGATAAAAACCGGGATGCCGATCCTTTACGACAACCCAAAGGAAGTGGGTGCAGACAGAATAGCCAATGCCGTTGCAGCCTATGAACGTTTTCGGAAGGCTCTCATCATCATCGACTTTGGTACCGCCATGACCTTCGATGTGATCTCGGCTGCGGGGGAATACATCGGAGGAGTGATATTCCCCGGAGTCCAGATCAGCCTGGACGCACTGTTTTTAAAGGCCGCCAAGCTGCCGAGAGTCGAACTGGAAAAGCCTGCCCAGATAGTCGGTCGGGATACCATCAGCAGTATTCAGTCTGGCATTATCTTCGGCTACGCCGGTCTTGTGGACAGTATTGTTGAGAAAATAGACATTGAAATGGGTGTAAATGCCACCGTGGTGGCTACAGGCGGGCTGGCCGGCGGGATAGCAGGTGAAACACGGTGTATAAGTGAAGTCATCCCCGACCTGACCCTCGAAGGGCTCCGGATCCTGTTTGAAAGGAATGAAGACAAGTAA
- the nadC gene encoding carboxylating nicotinate-nucleotide diphosphorylase produces MSRLPGQVIRLIELAIEEDLGTGDLTSEVLLDDDLKGRAIIEAREPLICCGLEVAREVFGRIEPGILFTSLKVEGEAVPAGDTIAEVEGLMKALLAGERTALNFLQRTCGVATLSRRYAQIASGRTVVLDSRKTIPGWRWLDKMAVRTGGCTNHRMGLYDGVLIKDNHIAACGGIGKAVIKARCNVPEGIEIEVEVEDLDGLEEALDSGAQIIMLDNFTPEEVTRAVSVCEGRARLEVSGGIGLDNIEAYLDKARVDYISVGALTHSAQAVDIAMEILAADP; encoded by the coding sequence ATGAGTAGACTGCCTGGACAGGTCATCAGGCTCATTGAACTTGCCATTGAGGAGGACCTCGGTACCGGGGACCTTACTTCAGAGGTCTTGCTGGATGACGATTTGAAGGGCAGGGCAATTATCGAGGCCAGGGAGCCGCTGATCTGCTGCGGTCTGGAAGTTGCCCGCGAAGTGTTTGGAAGGATCGAGCCTGGGATTTTGTTCACCTCCTTGAAGGTTGAGGGTGAGGCTGTCCCAGCCGGGGATACCATTGCAGAGGTTGAAGGGCTCATGAAGGCCCTCCTTGCAGGGGAGAGGACCGCCCTGAATTTCCTCCAACGGACCTGCGGTGTGGCGACTTTATCGCGTCGTTATGCTCAAATTGCCTCTGGAAGGACCGTGGTCCTTGACAGCCGAAAGACCATTCCTGGCTGGCGGTGGTTGGACAAAATGGCGGTACGGACAGGGGGATGCACAAACCACCGAATGGGTCTTTACGACGGAGTGCTTATCAAGGACAACCATATCGCCGCCTGCGGAGGTATCGGCAAGGCTGTAATAAAAGCCAGGTGTAACGTCCCGGAAGGCATCGAAATTGAGGTGGAGGTGGAAGACCTGGATGGGCTTGAGGAAGCGCTGGACAGCGGTGCCCAAATTATCATGCTTGACAATTTTACTCCCGAAGAGGTTACCCGGGCCGTCAGTGTCTGTGAAGGAAGAGCCAGACTGGAGGTTTCCGGGGGTATCGGCCTGGATAACATCGAAGCCTACCTCGATAAGGCCAGAGTGGACTATATTTCGGTAGGAGCGTTGACCCATTCGGCTCAGGCTGTGGATATAGCCATGGAGATATTGGCCGCTGATCCTTAA
- the fusA gene encoding elongation factor G, translating to MKETHTEQIRNVAIIAHGSAGKTSLAEAMLFNAGVVNRLGRVEEGNTVMDFLPEEISRQISSSAATATFPWKNHQINIIDTPGFQDFISDALYSLRVSDAVIGIISGVSGVKVNTERLWKKARDQNLPGALFINKMDRERADFNKAIADVEKTLKTRAVLLQIPIGAEADFKGVVDLISMKACLYEMDGSGKFTEHDIPSDLTEMADDYREKLVEFAAEGDDDLVEKYLETGELTDDEVFHGLRAGVIAGDLVPVFCGSATLNIGVRKLLDAVVALLPSPVDRGAVTGTDSKGAEVVRNPSADEPFAAFVYKTLADPYAGKLTLFKVVSGTLKADSGFFNASREAKERFGNLFLLQGKKQVNVPQVIAGQLAGVAKLKETRTGDTLTTEGQPFILPPLSLPEPSLSYAIKPKSKGDEEKVSQSLARLLDEDPSLRVRRDEATRESILSGMGQQHIEVTVERLKSKFGVEVEMAIPKVPYKETIKGKTSLQSRYKKQTGGRGQFGDVWLEIEPLPRGGEFEFVDKIVGGVVPRQYIPAVEKGLRESLVEGAQAGYPVTDVRVTLYDGSYHAVDSSEMAFKIAASMGFKKGFMECNPIILEPIVNIDITVPDDFMGAVIGDLNQRRGKVVGMDPREGVQVVKAQTPMAEILTYAPDLRSMTEGRASFVTSFSHYEEVPAHLREKIIQEAAGKKEKE from the coding sequence ATGAAGGAAACCCATACCGAACAGATCCGAAACGTAGCTATCATCGCCCACGGAAGTGCCGGAAAAACGTCCCTGGCTGAAGCGATGCTTTTCAACGCCGGGGTTGTGAACCGACTGGGCAGGGTGGAGGAGGGCAACACCGTGATGGATTTCCTCCCGGAGGAGATCTCACGTCAGATCAGTTCCAGCGCTGCGACAGCCACATTTCCCTGGAAAAACCATCAAATCAACATCATTGACACCCCCGGGTTCCAGGATTTTATTTCCGATGCTCTCTATTCGCTGAGGGTGTCTGACGCGGTGATCGGCATTATCAGCGGCGTTTCCGGTGTCAAGGTGAACACCGAGAGGCTGTGGAAAAAGGCAAGAGACCAGAACCTTCCGGGCGCCCTGTTCATTAACAAGATGGATCGGGAGCGTGCGGATTTCAATAAAGCCATAGCCGATGTGGAGAAAACCCTCAAAACGAGGGCTGTCCTCCTTCAGATCCCCATCGGTGCCGAAGCCGACTTTAAGGGTGTTGTGGACCTTATCTCCATGAAGGCCTGTCTTTACGAGATGGACGGCAGCGGCAAGTTCACGGAGCACGATATTCCCTCTGACCTGACCGAAATGGCGGATGATTACCGGGAAAAACTGGTGGAGTTTGCAGCCGAAGGGGACGACGACCTGGTTGAGAAGTACCTCGAGACCGGCGAACTTACCGATGATGAAGTTTTTCACGGGCTCCGAGCAGGGGTCATTGCCGGTGATCTCGTACCTGTTTTCTGTGGGTCTGCGACCCTTAACATTGGAGTGAGGAAGCTCCTTGATGCCGTGGTGGCCTTATTGCCGTCCCCTGTTGACAGAGGTGCTGTGACCGGGACAGACAGCAAAGGGGCAGAGGTGGTGAGAAATCCGTCGGCTGACGAACCTTTCGCAGCTTTTGTATACAAAACCCTGGCTGATCCTTATGCCGGTAAGCTCACACTCTTCAAAGTCGTATCCGGGACGCTCAAGGCCGACAGCGGTTTCTTTAACGCCAGCCGGGAGGCAAAGGAACGGTTTGGCAACCTGTTTCTCCTCCAGGGCAAGAAACAGGTCAATGTGCCCCAGGTTATCGCGGGTCAGCTCGCTGGTGTTGCAAAGCTCAAGGAAACAAGAACCGGGGACACTTTAACCACTGAAGGCCAGCCGTTTATCCTGCCGCCTCTCAGCCTCCCGGAACCTTCTCTTTCCTATGCGATCAAGCCCAAGTCCAAAGGGGACGAGGAGAAAGTCAGCCAGTCCCTGGCGCGGCTTCTGGACGAGGACCCATCCCTCAGGGTAAGGAGGGACGAGGCCACCCGGGAAAGCATTCTTTCGGGTATGGGGCAGCAGCACATCGAGGTCACGGTGGAGCGTCTCAAGTCGAAATTCGGGGTCGAGGTGGAGATGGCCATCCCCAAGGTCCCTTACAAAGAAACGATAAAAGGAAAGACCAGCCTCCAGAGCAGGTACAAGAAACAAACCGGCGGGCGCGGTCAGTTCGGGGATGTGTGGCTTGAGATCGAACCTTTGCCTCGTGGCGGTGAGTTCGAGTTTGTGGACAAGATCGTGGGGGGCGTTGTCCCGCGGCAGTATATCCCCGCTGTTGAAAAGGGGCTTCGCGAGTCGCTGGTGGAGGGTGCCCAGGCCGGTTATCCTGTCACTGATGTCAGGGTAACCCTTTACGATGGGTCCTACCACGCGGTTGATTCCTCGGAAATGGCCTTTAAAATAGCCGCATCCATGGGTTTTAAAAAAGGTTTTATGGAATGCAACCCGATAATTCTGGAACCCATTGTCAATATTGATATCACCGTACCGGACGATTTCATGGGTGCAGTGATCGGTGACCTGAACCAAAGGCGTGGAAAGGTCGTTGGGATGGATCCCAGGGAAGGTGTACAGGTCGTTAAGGCCCAAACTCCCATGGCGGAAATTTTAACCTACGCTCCTGATTTGAGGTCCATGACCGAGGGTAGGGCCTCTTTTGTCACGTCTTTCTCCCATTATGAGGAGGTGCCGGCGCACCTGAGAGAGAAGATCATCCAGGAGGCTGCCGGCAAAAAGGAAAAGGAATAG
- a CDS encoding ComEC/Rec2 family competence protein, protein MNSSTDHPPSLKAAADKRINDHRPFLPCAPAVIMAVCLLIGCLFGRFTLKQDQRWLSIAMPAICVLALVQPSILALSAAGIISGITLENLKRLHLHANSRFYSMQVTVKGTVVGKTPSLYGQNTLTVRVSEVWGSGRETVNFLLRVSVPVSEEIMQGEEIIMRTVLHETGPGIVPLVINGSIVTGGWQAGPRALSTFFKGRERLVKVLRTFKGSSTSGLLGAISLGERWQVGVRTRDILQKTGTYHLLAISGVHVGAAILPFLLILRLCASTLQRVNPRVVRGVFLIFSVFAVAIYMCFTGLSASALRAVVYFILVGSAVLPGRNSSPMTSLSLCVLLLVCFSSDEQPDVSLVLSALAVTGIVLSSRGLGGRGLSSGWGGNFIKGSMQMTMGAILFTLPMAVWLAGGISIIAPIGNLVAGVPFSLFLIPVAVLIDSAALFPWFPLEPLINIWLEASGLILMFMAHLADLPLSFQRLSPAGCLIASLTALVGVLVWQQKKYRLNAGIAIFIIILAVSGTGEFFNEKINRDDLVISFPMVGQADAAIITFHGKTVLIDCGPRGFPGRDSPVARALQRQGVRNLEAIFLSHLHPDHAGGLEDIMAKWPVQVIYLPEGSGLEEDRSISPGRTFTDTSVQGLRYGEVVKLSSMVFTVLGTEEKGKQVKDVNRGSLQLLLEIEGFRALFTGDAGWDQVQRSLGRIHSLDLLKVPHHGSKSGFPPAGLDDAVSSINSDGNFIAVCPSRSPGNSHLPAPEVVQWFEGKGIKLVFTGDTIVKIRYKKGGPFEVDPLLLTTMFGSDN, encoded by the coding sequence ATGAACTCTTCCACCGATCATCCGCCTTCGCTTAAAGCTGCGGCGGACAAGCGGATAAACGATCACCGGCCCTTCCTCCCCTGTGCCCCCGCTGTGATCATGGCGGTGTGTCTTCTCATCGGATGCCTTTTTGGCCGCTTCACCCTGAAACAGGATCAGAGGTGGCTTTCCATCGCCATGCCCGCAATTTGTGTTCTGGCACTTGTGCAGCCTTCCATCCTGGCCTTGAGTGCCGCTGGTATTATCAGCGGTATTACCCTTGAGAATCTGAAACGTTTACACCTTCATGCCAATTCCAGATTTTACAGCATGCAGGTGACAGTTAAAGGCACAGTGGTGGGGAAAACGCCGTCTTTATACGGGCAAAATACGCTTACGGTAAGAGTTTCTGAGGTGTGGGGTTCCGGACGTGAAACGGTGAACTTCCTTCTAAGGGTCAGTGTTCCTGTCAGTGAGGAGATCATGCAGGGGGAGGAGATCATTATGCGGACTGTTTTACATGAAACCGGTCCCGGAATCGTTCCACTTGTGATCAATGGCAGCATCGTTACCGGCGGATGGCAGGCAGGTCCAAGGGCGCTTTCAACCTTTTTCAAGGGTCGTGAACGTCTTGTTAAAGTTCTTCGTACTTTCAAGGGCAGTTCCACCTCAGGGCTGCTGGGCGCTATTTCCCTTGGCGAAAGGTGGCAGGTTGGGGTGAGAACCAGGGATATTCTTCAAAAGACCGGAACCTATCACCTTCTGGCCATATCAGGGGTGCATGTGGGAGCGGCCATCCTCCCGTTCCTGCTCATCCTTCGTCTTTGTGCCTCAACCTTACAGCGTGTCAACCCGCGTGTAGTCCGTGGTGTTTTTTTGATCTTTTCCGTATTTGCCGTCGCTATTTATATGTGTTTTACGGGACTCAGTGCTTCGGCTCTGAGGGCTGTAGTATATTTTATACTGGTGGGGTCGGCGGTCCTCCCAGGACGAAACTCCTCACCTATGACAAGCCTCTCCTTGTGCGTTTTGCTCCTGGTCTGCTTCAGTTCCGATGAACAGCCCGATGTTTCCCTTGTGCTTTCGGCATTGGCGGTCACCGGGATCGTTCTGAGCAGTCGAGGTCTCGGTGGCCGGGGACTGAGCAGTGGATGGGGAGGCAATTTTATAAAAGGTTCGATGCAAATGACCATGGGGGCGATCCTTTTCACTTTGCCCATGGCCGTTTGGCTCGCCGGTGGGATTTCCATTATCGCACCGATTGGGAACCTCGTCGCCGGCGTACCCTTCAGTCTGTTTCTGATACCTGTTGCGGTTCTCATAGATTCTGCTGCCCTGTTCCCATGGTTTCCCCTCGAGCCTCTAATAAACATATGGCTTGAGGCATCGGGTCTAATACTCATGTTTATGGCTCATTTGGCTGATCTGCCCCTTTCATTTCAGCGACTTTCCCCGGCGGGGTGCCTGATCGCATCACTGACTGCGCTGGTAGGAGTCTTGGTATGGCAGCAAAAAAAATACCGTTTGAATGCTGGAATAGCGATCTTTATTATTATACTTGCCGTTTCCGGAACCGGTGAGTTTTTTAATGAAAAGATAAATCGCGACGACCTGGTTATCAGTTTTCCTATGGTGGGGCAGGCGGACGCTGCAATAATCACTTTCCATGGTAAAACGGTTCTTATAGATTGCGGTCCGCGAGGGTTTCCAGGCCGGGACAGTCCGGTAGCCAGGGCCCTTCAGAGGCAGGGGGTCCGGAATTTGGAGGCTATTTTCCTGTCCCATCTCCATCCCGACCATGCCGGCGGGTTGGAGGACATCATGGCCAAGTGGCCGGTACAGGTAATTTATCTGCCGGAAGGTTCCGGTTTGGAAGAGGATCGGTCCATTTCCCCTGGCAGGACCTTCACGGATACAAGTGTACAAGGTTTGAGGTACGGAGAGGTGGTGAAGCTCTCTTCCATGGTTTTTACGGTTCTTGGGACTGAGGAGAAGGGAAAACAGGTGAAGGACGTTAACAGGGGATCCCTGCAGTTGCTTCTGGAGATTGAGGGATTCCGGGCTCTGTTTACAGGCGATGCCGGCTGGGATCAGGTCCAGCGCTCCCTGGGCAGGATCCACAGCCTGGATCTGTTAAAGGTTCCGCACCACGGCAGCAAAAGTGGGTTTCCGCCGGCCGGTCTGGATGACGCCGTGTCTTCCATCAATAGCGATGGTAATTTCATCGCGGTGTGCCCCTCCCGGTCTCCCGGGAACAGTCATCTCCCGGCTCCTGAGGTTGTTCAATGGTTCGAGGGGAAGGGGATAAAACTTGTGTTCACAGGTGATACAATTGTGAAAATACGGTACAAAAAGGGTGGGCCGTTTGAAGTTGATCCGCTGTTGTTGACAACCATGTTTGGTTCTGATAATTAA